The segment ATACCATTTTTATTCAAAACTGGTCATAAATATTATAACAGACTTACTCCGTAAATTTCTTAACGACCAGACAGCTATTATTTCCACCAAACGCATGAGCGTTATTGAGTGCAACAACCACTCCTTGTCTTCTCATAACATTGGGTACATAATCCAGGTCACATTCCGGATCGGGCGTTTCGTAATTTATGGTAGGAGGAATAATTGCATTCTGGATAGCCAAAGCACAAGTAATAGCTTCAATAGCACTTGCGGCTCCCATTGTATGGCCAATCATGGATTTTATTGAGCTGATTGCCAGATGTGCAGGTTTTTCTCCAAACACCTTTTTGATAGAGATCGTCTCTGCTTTATCATTGGCAGGCGTTCCTGTACCATGAGCACTGATATACTGAACATCCTCAGGCTTTAGATTTGCGCTCTTAAGGGCCTTTTTCATTGCCGAAACCACACCTTCGCCGTCAGGATGGGGAATGGTAATATGATAGGCATCGCAGCTAAGGCCGTAACCAATAATCTCAGCATAGATATGTGCGTTCCTCTGTAATGCATGATCAAGTGATTCCAAAAGGAGAATTCCGGCACCTTCACCAACCATCATACCTTTTCTGTTTTTATCAAACGGCTGACATATCTCCGGGGCAATAGCACCTAACCTTGCGAATCCTGTATATGCTACTTTCGAGAAAGGATCAGATCCCCCGGCAACCATCAGATCGACCCTTCCGAATTTAATTAAATCAAAGGCATAGCCTATCGCATAGTTCCCGGCTGCGCATGCGGTTGGAATAATTGTATTTGGTCCTTTAAATCCAAATTCAATTGCGATGTTAGCAGGGATATTATTGCAGGGATGCATCAGAAAAAGATACGGATCAACCTTATCTTCACCCTCTTTGTGTCTGATGTAATTAACTTTTTCAAGAATCTGTATTTCTCCGGCAGTTGTCCCTACAGAAACCCCTATTCTTTCTAAATCAATTTTTTCCAGGTCAAGCTTTCCATCGTCAATGGCAAGTTTTGTAGCTGCTATTCCAAATTGTGATCCTTTACCAATTTGTTTGAGAACACCGTTCTTTCTATAATCATTGTAGTTGAAATTCTTAACCTCGCATCCTTTATGAACCTTATATTCTGAGGTATCAATGCACGTAACAATATCAACGCCGGATACGCCTGAAATGAGGGCGTTCCAGAAGGTGTCTTTCCCTGATCCTATAGGGGTAATCATCCCTACGCCTGTTATAACAACGCGTTTATTCATACTACAAGTTAGTTCCTCAAAGTCTTCTTTAAAAAAAGGGGGTTCAGGGGGTTGTTGTAAAGCCGTTTAAATAAAATGAAAGTTCCTATACAATATAAATGATTATATTAGTGTGCTTTTCTCCGCGATTCCAAATGTTAAAGTAGCTTTGGCTGCGGATTTTTCATCAACCTTTACTATTGCCTGTACGATAGCTCCCTTGGATACAATCTTTTCAACCGTTATTTCTATGTGAAGCCGATCGCCGGGAAAAACGGGCTTTGTAAAGCGTGCGTTACCAATCGATGCCAGCAAGAAAACCGTATCGTTGCCGTTTTGCACGGCAAGGCTTTTCTTAAATAGGATAATGGATGCCTGGGCCATCGCTTCAATGATCAACACCCCAGGCATGATAGCAAAATCAGGAAAATGCCCGACAAAAACCGGTTCATTGCATGAAACGTTTTTTATACAAATAATTCTTTTCCCTTCTTCATACTCCACGACTTTATCAATAAATATAAAGGGATATTTTTGCGGAAGTAGGGACCTGATTTCCTCAAAATGTATCATCTCGGTAAACCTTTTTCTTTTTGCAGCATTCGAGTATTGTAAATCCTGCGGGTTGTATAGATTGTAAGATCCGGATAAAACCTGTCAATCAAGATGTTAATTTCCCGTTTTCTGCCAAAACAGATTTTGTCAGATCAATAGTAGCACTTAATGATGTAATATCAACAAGCTTTTCTTCAGGTATCTGCACCTTAAACTTCTTTTCAATAAGCGCAAGTATCTCAAGAGCTAAAAGGGAATCGATTTCAAGATCCTTAAAGAAATTAGCATCCCTTTTATTCCAGATTTCATTCTCGTCCAACTCTGTAACCTCTGCAACAATTGCGGTTACACCTTTTTCAATCTCTTCAGCGTTCAAAATATTCCTCCTTTTGTAATAATACCCGAACAGATTATATGTATTTCATCCAGACTGCAATTGAAAATAGGAATGAAACATGTTAGCAGACACAATTTACATTGTCAATAATAATATTTATACAGAAAAAATATATAGAAAAAACACGACGAACACAAGGAAATAAAACCAAATGAATAATCCTACTATTTTCAAAGAAAATCTACAACGTCTGATAATATATATTATGTTACAATTACAATGAATTTTTCCTTTGTGTCATTTTTTGTCATGAATTTTGTCGTTTTGCCCGCTTTAAAACCTTGCCTTCTCCTTTTTGTTCATGTTTTCTTGCCTTGTTAAGTTCTTTTAATGCTCTGTATACCTGATCCTCCAGCATGGTTTCGTACTGACATAATTCTTCCAGCTTATTTTTTATTTCAACTACCTTCCTGGATTTCAAATACGTTATTTCTTTTTCAGTCCTTTTTCTCACTCTAAAAAACCCTTGTTCATATTCTGAAACATCAAATGTTGCATATTCCATAATCTGGCTTTCAATTCTTAAGCACCTTTTCAACCGCCATATACCGGAGACAATACGGTCTACCATAATTAATTCAATCAGGTTGGAAGGTTTCAGTTCTTTCACAAATTTGTTTCTGATTTCTTCAAGGTGCTCTTTGCTTTCACCTTCTATTACAATTTCATTACTAAGGATAAATTGCCCTGCATTGTATTCTTCTTTTGAACTTGTTAATTCAGGTGATATCCTGTTCTCTGTATTCGCTGTCTTTTCGTGTTCCGGTATCCTGTGTTGTTCAATTATGGTATTCATTATTTTGTCAATCTTTTCTTTACTTACATCGTCAGGGTTTTTTCCGCGTAACACACCTTCTTTCAAAATTGCAGACATTTGCCCCCTCCTTTCTGCGATAGAATTGTGCAGGACTATTTTACACTCTTGCCGATGCATCCGAATTATGATACTTGCACATAATATCCTATAAAATAAGACGATTCAATAAATTATTTTATTAACAATAAAATACTTAAAAACTTTAAAACAATTGAAATAAACTGTTATAATGATATCTGAACAGGTATTAAAAAACGAACATATATTGTGAAACAAAACTGAAGCGATCCTGAATACTAAGAGGCAATTTGCGGTGAGAATTACTGAAATATTCAAAAGCATACAAGGAGAAACATCATACTCAGGGAAACCCTGTACCTTCATACGTATTACAGGTTGTAACCTGCGATGTACCTATTGTGATACTTCCTACGCCTATGAGGAGGGATGTGAACTCTCTGTAAATTCCATCCTTGAAGATGTTGATCGTTTCGGGACAAAATTAATTTGTATAACCGGCGGAGAACCTTTATCAAATGCGGACACACTATTCTTAATAAAAGAGTTGCTGAAAAAAAACTATACGGTACTCGTTGAGACAAACGGAAGTTACGATATTCGTATTCTACCTCCCGATGTTATAAAGATTATGGATATTAAGTGTCCGGGTAGCAATATGAGCCATTTCATGCATTGGCCAAATGTCAAACATCTTAAACGCCTTGATGAGGTTAAGTTTGTCTTAACATCAAGGAAAGACTATGACTGGGCAAAGGAGGTAATACAAAAATACCGTTTATCCAGAGTGACGAATGTATTAATCGGTACAGCCTGCCCTTCTGTTAATTCTGTTAATCCGGCATCCGTGGTTCAATGGATTCTCGAAGATAATCTTGACGTGAGATTTCAGTTACAAATACATAAACACATATGGGATCCGGAAACGAGAGGTGTTTAATTTTATGAAAGATTTAGCCATTGTGCTGGTTAGTGGCGGCATGGACAGTTGCGTAACGGCTGCAATTGCAAACTTAGAATATCAACTTGCATTTTTACATGTAAACTATGGTCAGCGTACAGAATCAAGGGAACTGAAGGCATTTAATGATATTGCATCATACTATGATATTCCCGGAGAAAGGATTCTCATATCTACTATTGATTGCTTACGAAAAATTGGAGGTTCAAGTTTAACAGACCGGGATATGGATGTGCAAAGCATAACGATGGATAGTGCCGAAATTCCTTCTTCTTACGTCCCTTTCCGGAATACCCTTTTTTTGACAATTGCCGTTGCCTGGGGTGAAGTTATTGGTGCAAGAAAAATATTTATTGGTGCTGTGGAACAGGATAGTCCGAACTATCCTGATTGCAGACCGGTTTATTATGAAGTTTTTAATGAATTGATCCGTGTCGGAACAAAACCTGCAACTTTTATAGAGGTGGAGACACCCCTCATATCTTTGAATAAATCCGGTATTGTAAAAAAAGGGGTTTCTCTGAAGGCGCCTTTGCATTTAACCTGGTCATGTTATAAAAATACAGACAAAGCATGCGGCGTATGCCACAGTTGCTTCCAGCGCTTAAAAGCCTTTCAGGAAGCAGGTATGACAGACACCATTCCTTATTGCCGGTAGAGACGCAACATCTTGCGTCTCTACAAAATTGAAAGACCTACTTGCTGCTTCGCTCCCCTTCTCTGGCAATTTTATCCAGGGCGGTTATAATCTGATCTATATCATCATCCGTATTGAAATATCCGGGGCTTATTCTTACTGTTCCGTCAGGAAATGTACCAATCTTTTGATGGGCAAAGGGCGCACAATGCAGCCCGGGTCTCACAGCAATGTCAAAAGACTGATCGAGAATTGCACCAACTTCCGATGGACTGAATCCTTTCACATTTATAGAAAGGATACCCACTTTCCTGGTGCTGTCTTTTGTTCCGTACAGGATAAAACGCTTGTCATCTTGTAACGATTGTATAAGCTTGTGGATCAATTTTTGTTCATGCATTCTGATTGTATCGGTCCCTTCAGAGAAAACATACTCAATACCTGCTCTAAGACCTGCGATACCAACTATATTGGGTGTGCCACTTTCCAGTCTGAAAGGCAATTCAGCGGGCTGAGAGAGCGATGCCGATTCAAAACCAGTACCCCCTTCCCGCCAGGGTTCAAGTGTCAGGCGTTCTCCGACGTAAAGCCCGCCCGTACCGGTAGGTCCTAAAGGACCTTTATGTCCTGTA is part of the Candidatus Jettenia sp. AMX2 genome and harbors:
- the queC gene encoding 7-cyano-7-deazaguanine synthase QueC; this translates as MKDLAIVLVSGGMDSCVTAAIANLEYQLAFLHVNYGQRTESRELKAFNDIASYYDIPGERILISTIDCLRKIGGSSLTDRDMDVQSITMDSAEIPSSYVPFRNTLFLTIAVAWGEVIGARKIFIGAVEQDSPNYPDCRPVYYEVFNELIRVGTKPATFIEVETPLISLNKSGIVKKGVSLKAPLHLTWSCYKNTDKACGVCHSCFQRLKAFQEAGMTDTIPYCR
- a CDS encoding phosphopantetheine-binding protein → MNAEEIEKGVTAIVAEVTELDENEIWNKRDANFFKDLEIDSLLALEILALIEKKFKVQIPEEKLVDITSLSATIDLTKSVLAENGKLTS
- the fabZ gene encoding 3-hydroxyacyl-ACP dehydratase FabZ; the encoded protein is MIHFEEIRSLLPQKYPFIFIDKVVEYEEGKRIICIKNVSCNEPVFVGHFPDFAIMPGVLIIEAMAQASIILFKKSLAVQNGNDTVFLLASIGNARFTKPVFPGDRLHIEITVEKIVSKGAIVQAIVKVDEKSAAKATLTFGIAEKSTLI
- a CDS encoding radical SAM protein; amino-acid sequence: MRITEIFKSIQGETSYSGKPCTFIRITGCNLRCTYCDTSYAYEEGCELSVNSILEDVDRFGTKLICITGGEPLSNADTLFLIKELLKKNYTVLVETNGSYDIRILPPDVIKIMDIKCPGSNMSHFMHWPNVKHLKRLDEVKFVLTSRKDYDWAKEVIQKYRLSRVTNVLIGTACPSVNSVNPASVVQWILEDNLDVRFQLQIHKHIWDPETRGV
- a CDS encoding beta-ketoacyl-[acyl-carrier-protein] synthase family protein, which translates into the protein MNKRVVITGVGMITPIGSGKDTFWNALISGVSGVDIVTCIDTSEYKVHKGCEVKNFNYNDYRKNGVLKQIGKGSQFGIAATKLAIDDGKLDLEKIDLERIGVSVGTTAGEIQILEKVNYIRHKEGEDKVDPYLFLMHPCNNIPANIAIEFGFKGPNTIIPTACAAGNYAIGYAFDLIKFGRVDLMVAGGSDPFSKVAYTGFARLGAIAPEICQPFDKNRKGMMVGEGAGILLLESLDHALQRNAHIYAEIIGYGLSCDAYHITIPHPDGEGVVSAMKKALKSANLKPEDVQYISAHGTGTPANDKAETISIKKVFGEKPAHLAISSIKSMIGHTMGAASAIEAITCALAIQNAIIPPTINYETPDPECDLDYVPNVMRRQGVVVALNNAHAFGGNNSCLVVKKFTE